In Brachyhypopomus gauderio isolate BG-103 chromosome 18, BGAUD_0.2, whole genome shotgun sequence, the sequence TGATTAATGAAGCCGTAACGATGCTGTAATAATCTTGAAAACACGGCACATCATCCATTAAACGGCTAAATGTTTTTCTTGAGCTTCACAGACATAGATGATGTGTTTTGCACCACTAAATGATCTGCAACATGAAATCTCCAGGTCTATGATGAAATGAAGGCAATTTATTATACCATAAACTTGCCAATGGTATTGAGTATTCACTGCTTATGAGGAAACTGTCTGTTTTTTCGCTTTCTTTGTGAATTGTGAAGGTTGTTAGTAAATTATAACTTTTTCTACTCTACAGACTCATCAACCAAACAATTATTTCACTATCAGGGTGCTGTTATGTCAAAGACCCACGTGTGTGGCGGCCCATGCGAGTGACTTGGTTGTGTGACCTTATATCTTCTGTTGTCCCCTGATGTGTTTAGTTCACTGGCTTCACCTTTCAGTCCTTCCCAGATCATTAAATGGTGTCATTTAATCTTTTTAAATGGTCAGTCGAGAGATTTTCTGAGGATTCGTCTATTTTAGACTGCTGATCGGTCAAAACATGGCAAGCTATGGAtcaagcaggtgtgtgtgtgtgtgtgtgtgtgtgtgtgtgtgtgtgtgtgtgtgtgtgttgccagtGGCTGTCCTATGGTGCCGACTCCAATGGAAGTGGGGTGGCCATATTGCTGGAACTGGTTCGTCTCTTCCAGCGACTCTACAGCGACCCTCACAGCAAGCCTCCGTGAGTGACCCATGACCTTATGGGGTCAGGGTTAAATAGGTCAAGGGAACGACACAATGGCATATAGATTGTAatgattgtgtttttttttcatgcatTGAAAGCAGTGTAGAAATGCTTCTTCGGAGCACTTCTAGAAGCTGTGGGAAAGGATGGCGTGTTTGCATGCAAACAAATGTGGCTTTAGTGCCTCTTTTTGATGTGCATGTTTTTGAGGTCATTGTATGGTTGTATTGTTTTGTAGGTATTACCTCCTTTTCTCCCTTACTGGTGGTGGGAAATATAATTTCCTTGGCACCAAGCGCTGGATAGAAGAGAACGTGGACCACTCAGGTTAGTCACGTATTGTGAGACGGTTATTCACCAGGGCAACAGAATCTACCCCACCGGGGGTTTTATAGGTTATTGACCTATTGCCCTGAATAACAGGGGCATCACGGCTTGCTTTCCTGAACCCACACTCACCCCGTCTCAAATACAGACTCACATATAAGGTACATTTTAAGGCCTAGCAGTCTGCTGAACCTCACTGTCTGGACACTGCatgctttacaaatgaaattCTGGAAAAATATCTACACATACAACTATTTGTGTTTCATTTTCAGTCATCCTGATTGCTGTGGAGTTTTAGTGACGTGTTCTGGTTGTGGGTGATAGCACTGAGGAGCTCGTGATAAGAAAATCACTcatgataaaaaataaaaaaaaactaagaatCTTATCATGTCCTAACAACCACTCTCTTTCTAAACATCCTGTCCTATCAAGCTGAAAATCTCCCAGCTAAGCCAGAACTCCAGCAGGACTGCATGTGTTTTCTTGTTTTTGATAGTGTATCTGCATCTCATTGCAGAATCCAGTGTCCTGCACGATAACGTGGCGTTTGTTCTGTGCTTGGATTCTCTCGGCTCCGGGGATGAGCTTTACCTCCACGTGTCTCGGCCCCCCAGACCCGGTTCCCCTCAGTACGGCTTCATCCAGCACCTGGAAGAAGTGAGAACCCATATAATGCAGGCTTGTCCACATACCCCTGCAGTCCTCTCTCGCATCTCAGGAGTTAGCCAGTCACGTCATTTCATGGATTAATCGCTGAATACACGCGTTCCTTCACCGCAGGTGATCTCCTCCAGGTTTCCTTGGGTGAGGTTTGGCACCGTGCACAAGAAGATCGACCCGCACGGCTCGGCGGTGTGGGAGCATGAGCATTACAACATGAGACGCATCCCAGGATTCACCCTGTCTCACCTGGAGAGATCAGAACGCAGGGGATCCATCCTGGACACCATGTGAGCAGCAGTCTTCCTCTCGTCTGAGACAGAGCTGTGCATATCATGTGTTTGACCTTTGCAACCTCTGCCACCGCCGATCTGCCTGGTGAGTGCGTAGGTCGCAAGTGGACGCCAGGAAACTCAAACGGAACGTGGTCATCGTGGCAGAGACCTTGGCACGCTACATTTACAATCTGACGGACAGGGTGAGTGAGTCAGGATTGAGACTTCGGGAGGAATATCGTCTCAGTAAATATAAAGGTTCATATTTACACCACACAACCTGCTGCACCTTTAACTGgtaccctctgtgtgtgtgtgtgtgtgtgtgtgtgtgtgtgtgtgtgtgtgtgtgtgtgtgtgtgtgtgtgtgtgtgtgtgtgtgtgtgtggtctaggGCTCTCCTAAGAACATCCAGATCTTCAGGGGTAGTTTGGTATTGGTCCTGTACATTGGTTTCCTGTAAATGCTCAGCAGAAGAGTGTACCGCGCTGCTCTGTCACTGAGTGCTTGTGTGTTCGGCAGGATGTCCAGGACGGCCGCTTGTCTGCCCTGATGTCCATTCTGACGTCTGTCCCACGGGCCACTCAGCTGCTGGACAGAGAGCCACAACAGGCCCTGCTGCTCAGCACTCTGGAGCAGGAGTTCAATCTGTACCTTCAGCAGGTCTACAGACACACCTTCCGCCAGGGccacaggtatacacacacacacacacacacacacacacatacacacacacacacacaaacagaaaataaaaagaTTAATGAGGTTTTGTTTATGTTCTAGGAATCCTGAAATTACATTCTTCGACCAAATGAAACAACCAATGACGATGTACAGGTTGcaatttttttgtttcttttcaaGTTTGTCATGGGGATATTTGTCATCATGCTTTAATAGTCCTACGCCTTCTGAAAAATTAACAGAATGATTTCTTCAGGGTGAAGCCCGCTGCGTTCGATCTCTTCCTGGGTGGCTGTATCACAGGTTACTTAGGAGTGGTGTTCTACGTTATCCAGGT encodes:
- the LOC143481600 gene encoding BOS complex subunit ncln, coding for MRHGGCRLVSLLLLCVQVLQSSAQTAASSYEFTAYRMQQYDLPQEKRGCRGAIVVAEVRSVADSVLTRRCVIMKLPDFTVERYLQAMRQNAAAVLILLPRNISSVPEDVVQGFMASESEALSRETLMPVYVVPEDEQLLCMYAEVKLAAVTTSASVLVRVLSSMITATAFQILVSNSSPIKAITDSSIITLEGALPGAREGLPTIIITAHYDTFGLAPWLSYGADSNGSGVAILLELVRLFQRLYSDPHSKPPYYLLFSLTGGGKYNFLGTKRWIEENVDHSESSVLHDNVAFVLCLDSLGSGDELYLHVSRPPRPGSPQYGFIQHLEEVISSRFPWVRFGTVHKKIDPHGSAVWEHEHYNMRRIPGFTLSHLERSERRGSILDTMSQVDARKLKRNVVIVAETLARYIYNLTDRGSPKNIQIFRGSLDVQDGRLSALMSILTSVPRATQLLDREPQQALLLSTLEQEFNLYLQQVYRHTFRQGHRNPEITFFDQMKQPMTMYRVKPAAFDLFLGGCITGYLGVVFYVIQNFGRIYVRLTAPVKSKHQ